The proteins below are encoded in one region of Belonocnema kinseyi isolate 2016_QV_RU_SX_M_011 chromosome 3, B_treatae_v1, whole genome shotgun sequence:
- the LOC117169089 gene encoding LOW QUALITY PROTEIN: uncharacterized protein LOC117169089 (The sequence of the model RefSeq protein was modified relative to this genomic sequence to represent the inferred CDS: substituted 2 bases at 2 genomic stop codons), whose translation MEFRTFIMIVLCGVSLGVENQEKEKGSKPTSLNTIAPEEEPPEGYYAFVESPNAEPPKVRPPPYLDSDKECHDYVEKXKKKILKNVVFLGQAGNLSIHPRIKNILKSWNQSNHLXVFFNLTLLYYFFYSELLRNHTLKFLSKALPILKADDSLPKVAKVQPFSQNSVDTDEKRSRSKRTANSDAHADPNRNGRKLCENQTGVMCMLYKAIQGEPVAPAAAERRDEAPPSEYYQRPAPQEKPEYTGPPTPCPAKVEYATPVFAKNYQGVWRYVVQIPYEGYFTQTIEVTRCMQSRCHYLDGGCLSSPRWTSLLVAEIFYPDTFLEENQNNRLPGPRDPVTVSPPPVHDFQNYQQYLQKRAGENEGRSSSGSHLHHCDGVDEMGCFQVRLYYDWFLVPGSCKCWRPDYFNRYVRRSSLSSSSEL comes from the exons ATGGAATTTCGAACGTTTATT ATGATAGTGCTATGCGGCGTTTCCCTCGGAGTAGAGaaccaagaaaaagaaaaaggctCAAAACCAACTTCTCTAAACACAATTGCCCCGGAAGAAGAACCTCCTGAAGGTTATTATGCTTTTGTAGAGTCACCTAATGCAGAGCCACCTAAAGTAAGGCCACCACCGTACCTTGATAGTGATAAAGAATGTCACG attatgttgagaaataaaaaaaaaaaattcttaaaaacgttgtttttcttggtcaggccggaaacttatcaatccaccctcgtataaagaATATACTCAAATCTTGGAATCAATCTAATCATCTGTAAGTATTCTTTAATTTAacattattgtattattttttctacaGTGAACTATTGAGAAATCACACACTAAAATTCTTGAGCAAAGCTTTGCCGATACTCAAAGCTGATGATTCGCTACCAAAAGTTGCAAAGGTTCAACCCTTCTCCCAAAATTC AGTCGATACGGATGAAAAACGAAGTAGAAGTAAGAGAACTGCAAATTCTGATGCCCATGCGGATCCGAATCGTAATGGACGCAAACTTTGTGAAAATCAAACTGGAGT GATGTGTATGTTGTATAAAGCAATTCAAGGAGAGCCAGTAGCACCTGCAGCTGCTGAACGACGAGATGAAGCACCTCCATCTGAATATTATCAACGACCTGCACCCCAAGAAAAACCAGAGTATACAGGACCTCCTACTCCTTGCCCAGCAAAAGTAGAATATGCAACAccagtttttgcaaaaaattatcaaGGAGTATGGCGTTATGTTGTCCAAATTCCGTACGAGGGATACTTCACACAGACAATTGAAGTTACCAGAtgcat gCAATCGCGATGCCACTATTTGGATGGAGGTTGTCTTTCATCTCCCAGATGGACGAGTTTGCTAGTGGCAGAAATTTTCTATCCAGACACATTTTTGGAAGAAAACCAAAATAACCGACTTCCAGGACCCAGAGATCCTGTCACTGTGTCCCCACCCCCAGTTcacgatttccaaaattatcaacaatatttacAAAAACGAGCTGGAGAAAATGAAGGACGCAGTAGTTCAGGATCTCATTTGCATCACTGTGACGGAGTCGATGAAATGGGATGTTTTCAG GTACGACTTTACTACGACTGGTTCTTGGTCCCAGGAAGTTGCAAATGCTGGCGCCCTGATTACTTTAACCGCTACGTTCGTCGCAGTAGTTTAAGTTCAAGTTcagaattgtaa
- the LOC117169701 gene encoding uncharacterized protein LOC117169701 isoform X2 — MNNIIQVRQYELFPNITSNLLSIICSEGLQSTHSSRFSFALCLTSIIIMPNPYKKKCFVPDCKCNSIDDPQKIFIRLPMGTEVRRKWAEAVGRTGKDTKFHPNSGVYCCEDHFLLPRDVENWMDVKLLGKRIRLREGVLPVKRDPNSKSFRSLLKRPIIQTPDSNNIQEIKTEEILISSEDESEAKKNKYVKYCFVPNCNQNSLENPNKLYLQLPKGMEIRKKFAEVLVGKEKNIVFHENSEVFCCTDHLDLLKSIHLPYTTQNSESQANQENDKSLTVDIEAVSEDTLKLTQLLCEQSSSTESFEVKSEPLDDMQSIQKENSQPVLIKIEPGISDYVKLEPETEENVSTQINTEFKYEQMQIVEEDTYFSEAVETQRSEETKISENEVVVLRDDVPEHSELRSYLLTELSKEVGQQLETSMSNNRDNIQGNIQSSKPDQRSIATSIEVKYLSEDINRSLYQERSSEVLKLLREAQEGSGKRTKKHDVLIASCNLDLTKKLVKTYPLRYTGLPPTMFKRFMANVFRDTKLPYSRTLLVLLKIRENQSFERLGDNFGISTEKARKRFLQSVPLIANCLKKVPWPQVDTESEIPFSFDSQFENIKFIIDCLEIEVKKSMDAKPKQLLATAGKHCDSVKYLISYTKMGLISCVSNKYEGSLSDKFVLDNSGYLSRFSFTKKALALTDRRYPGSGHLFNAANCQLIRLGEEIHRLEWITCLKTLLEYVEKVMKRLREFRFISKHALLSPDLTAVLDDVVIIASAIVNAQGPIVPSDTEQN, encoded by the exons atgaataatataattcaaGTGCGTCAGTATGAGTTGTTtccaaacataacctcaaatttgtTGTCAATCATATGTTCGGAAGGTTTGCAATCAACGCACAGTAGTCGGTTTTCTTTCGCTTTATGTTTAACAAGTATAATAATAATGCCGAacccttataaaaaaaaatgttttgtacctGATTGCAAGTGCAATAGCATCGATGatccacaaaaaatatttataaggttGCCTATGGGCACCGAAGTGAGGAGGAAATGGGCCGAAGCCGTTGGAAGAACCGGTAAAGATACTAAGTTTCATCCAAACTCTGGCGTATATTGTTGTGAAGATCATTTTCTA CTGCCGAGAGATGTAGAAAATTGGATGGATGTAAAATTGCTCGGAAAAAGAATAAGACTAAGAGAGGGAGTTTTGCCAGTTAAAAGAGACCCAAACTCAAAGTCTTTCAGATCATTATTAAAAAGGCCCATCATTCAAACGCCAGATTCGAATAATATCCAGGAAATAAAGACCGAGGAAATACTTATTTCGTCCGAAG ATGAATCTGaagcgaaaaaaaataaatacgtaaAGTACTGTTTTGTGCCCAACTGTAACCAAAATTCACTCGAAAATCCGAATAAATTATACCTCCAATTGCCAAAGGGGATGGAAATTCGGAAAAAGTTTGCAGAAGTTCTTGTGGGAAAAGAAAAGAATATAGTGTTTCATGAAAATTCTGAAGTATTTTGCTGCACAGATCATTTGGAT CTTTTAAAATCCATTCACCTTCCATACACAACACAAAATTCGGAGAGCCAAGCTAATCAAGAAAACGATAAATCATTGACCGTCGACATCGAGGCTGTATCAGAAGATACTTTGAAATTAACACAACTCTTATGCGAACAGAGTTCAAGCACAGAGTCCTTCGAAGTAAAATCAGAACCTCTAGATGATATGCaatcaattcaaaaagaaaattctcaaccagttttaataaaaattgaaccggGCATTTCGGATTATGTAAAACTGGAACCAGAGACAGAAGAAAACGTTTCAACTCAAATTAATACTGAATTCAAATACGAGCAGATGCAAATCGTTGAAGAAGATACATATTTTTCAGAAGCAGTCGAAACTCAACGTTCCGAAGAAACAAAAATCAGTGAAAATGAAGTTGTAGTTCTTCGAGATGATGTTCCTGAACACAGTGAACTGCGTTCCTATTTACTCACAGAACTTAGCAAGGAAGTGGGTCAACAATTAGAAACATCAATGTCCAACAATCGCGATAATATTCAGGGCAATATTCAATCCTCGAAGCCAGACCAAAGAAGTATAGCTACATCGATTGAAGTAAAATATCTCAGTGAAGATATTAATCGATCACTTTACCAAGAACGATCTTCAGAAGTGCTTAAATTGTTGCGAGAAGCGCAGGAAGGATCAGGAAAGAGAACAAAAAAACATGATGTATTAATTGCAAGTTGCAATTTAGATTTGACTAAGAAACTCGTAAAGACCTATCCTCTCAGATACACTGGCTTACCTCCTACAATGTTCAAACGCTTCATGGCGAATGTATTTCGAGATACGAAACTTCCCTACAGTCGTACTCTGCtagttctattgaaaattcgagaaaatcaATCCTTCGAGCGATTGGGTgacaattttggaatttcaactgaaaaggcaAGGAAAAGGTTTCTTCAATCTGTCCCATTGAtagctaattgtttaaaaaaagtcccCTGGCCCCAAGTTGACACCGAGTCTGAAATTCCCTTTTCTTTCGACAGtcagtttgaaaatataaaattcattatcGATTGTTTGGAAATCGAGGTAAAGAAATCAATGGATGCCAAACCGAAGCAACTGTTAGCGACTGCAGGAAAACATTGTGActctgtaaaatatttaatttcgtaCACTAAGATGGGTTTAATTAGCTGCGTGTCGAACAAATATGAAGGTTCCTTGTCCGACAAATTTGTTCTGGACAATTCGGGATATCTTTCCCGGTTTAGTTTTACGAAAAAAGCTTTGGCGTTGACGGACAGGCGTTATCCTGGAAGTGGACACCTATTTAATGCGGCAAATTGTCAGCTTATAAGATTAGGAGAAGAAATTCACAGACTGGAATGGATAACGTGTCTAAAAACATTATTGGAGTACGTTGAAAAGGTAATGAAAAGACTAAGGGAATTTAGGTTCATTTCGAAACATGCTTTGCTTAGTCCGGACTTGACTGCTGTATTAGATGATGTGGTAATTATTGCGAGCGCTATTGTCAATGCGCAGGGTCCGATTGTACCAAGTGACACagaacaaaattag
- the LOC117169701 gene encoding uncharacterized protein LOC117169701 isoform X1: MNNIIQVRQYELFPNITSNLLSIICSEGLQSTHSSRFSFALCLTSIIIMPNPYKKKCFVPDCKCNSIDDPQKIFIRLPMGTEVRRKWAEAVGRTGKDTKFHPNSGVYCCEDHFLFSEDVENWEDVVRLGKRMRFREGFVPRKRKLSSSENSLAIIEKLPRDVENWMDVKLLGKRIRLREGVLPVKRDPNSKSFRSLLKRPIIQTPDSNNIQEIKTEEILISSEDESEAKKNKYVKYCFVPNCNQNSLENPNKLYLQLPKGMEIRKKFAEVLVGKEKNIVFHENSEVFCCTDHLDLLKSIHLPYTTQNSESQANQENDKSLTVDIEAVSEDTLKLTQLLCEQSSSTESFEVKSEPLDDMQSIQKENSQPVLIKIEPGISDYVKLEPETEENVSTQINTEFKYEQMQIVEEDTYFSEAVETQRSEETKISENEVVVLRDDVPEHSELRSYLLTELSKEVGQQLETSMSNNRDNIQGNIQSSKPDQRSIATSIEVKYLSEDINRSLYQERSSEVLKLLREAQEGSGKRTKKHDVLIASCNLDLTKKLVKTYPLRYTGLPPTMFKRFMANVFRDTKLPYSRTLLVLLKIRENQSFERLGDNFGISTEKARKRFLQSVPLIANCLKKVPWPQVDTESEIPFSFDSQFENIKFIIDCLEIEVKKSMDAKPKQLLATAGKHCDSVKYLISYTKMGLISCVSNKYEGSLSDKFVLDNSGYLSRFSFTKKALALTDRRYPGSGHLFNAANCQLIRLGEEIHRLEWITCLKTLLEYVEKVMKRLREFRFISKHALLSPDLTAVLDDVVIIASAIVNAQGPIVPSDTEQN, from the exons atgaataatataattcaaGTGCGTCAGTATGAGTTGTTtccaaacataacctcaaatttgtTGTCAATCATATGTTCGGAAGGTTTGCAATCAACGCACAGTAGTCGGTTTTCTTTCGCTTTATGTTTAACAAGTATAATAATAATGCCGAacccttataaaaaaaaatgttttgtacctGATTGCAAGTGCAATAGCATCGATGatccacaaaaaatatttataaggttGCCTATGGGCACCGAAGTGAGGAGGAAATGGGCCGAAGCCGTTGGAAGAACCGGTAAAGATACTAAGTTTCATCCAAACTCTGGCGTATATTGTTGTGAAGATCATTTTCTA TTTAGCGAAGACGTTGAAAATTGGGAAGACGTGGTCAGGCTGGGAAAGCGAATGCGATTTAGGGAAGGCTTTGTTCCGAGAAAACGAAAATTGAGCTCATCAGAGAATTCACTAGCAATAATAGAAAAG CTGCCGAGAGATGTAGAAAATTGGATGGATGTAAAATTGCTCGGAAAAAGAATAAGACTAAGAGAGGGAGTTTTGCCAGTTAAAAGAGACCCAAACTCAAAGTCTTTCAGATCATTATTAAAAAGGCCCATCATTCAAACGCCAGATTCGAATAATATCCAGGAAATAAAGACCGAGGAAATACTTATTTCGTCCGAAG ATGAATCTGaagcgaaaaaaaataaatacgtaaAGTACTGTTTTGTGCCCAACTGTAACCAAAATTCACTCGAAAATCCGAATAAATTATACCTCCAATTGCCAAAGGGGATGGAAATTCGGAAAAAGTTTGCAGAAGTTCTTGTGGGAAAAGAAAAGAATATAGTGTTTCATGAAAATTCTGAAGTATTTTGCTGCACAGATCATTTGGAT CTTTTAAAATCCATTCACCTTCCATACACAACACAAAATTCGGAGAGCCAAGCTAATCAAGAAAACGATAAATCATTGACCGTCGACATCGAGGCTGTATCAGAAGATACTTTGAAATTAACACAACTCTTATGCGAACAGAGTTCAAGCACAGAGTCCTTCGAAGTAAAATCAGAACCTCTAGATGATATGCaatcaattcaaaaagaaaattctcaaccagttttaataaaaattgaaccggGCATTTCGGATTATGTAAAACTGGAACCAGAGACAGAAGAAAACGTTTCAACTCAAATTAATACTGAATTCAAATACGAGCAGATGCAAATCGTTGAAGAAGATACATATTTTTCAGAAGCAGTCGAAACTCAACGTTCCGAAGAAACAAAAATCAGTGAAAATGAAGTTGTAGTTCTTCGAGATGATGTTCCTGAACACAGTGAACTGCGTTCCTATTTACTCACAGAACTTAGCAAGGAAGTGGGTCAACAATTAGAAACATCAATGTCCAACAATCGCGATAATATTCAGGGCAATATTCAATCCTCGAAGCCAGACCAAAGAAGTATAGCTACATCGATTGAAGTAAAATATCTCAGTGAAGATATTAATCGATCACTTTACCAAGAACGATCTTCAGAAGTGCTTAAATTGTTGCGAGAAGCGCAGGAAGGATCAGGAAAGAGAACAAAAAAACATGATGTATTAATTGCAAGTTGCAATTTAGATTTGACTAAGAAACTCGTAAAGACCTATCCTCTCAGATACACTGGCTTACCTCCTACAATGTTCAAACGCTTCATGGCGAATGTATTTCGAGATACGAAACTTCCCTACAGTCGTACTCTGCtagttctattgaaaattcgagaaaatcaATCCTTCGAGCGATTGGGTgacaattttggaatttcaactgaaaaggcaAGGAAAAGGTTTCTTCAATCTGTCCCATTGAtagctaattgtttaaaaaaagtcccCTGGCCCCAAGTTGACACCGAGTCTGAAATTCCCTTTTCTTTCGACAGtcagtttgaaaatataaaattcattatcGATTGTTTGGAAATCGAGGTAAAGAAATCAATGGATGCCAAACCGAAGCAACTGTTAGCGACTGCAGGAAAACATTGTGActctgtaaaatatttaatttcgtaCACTAAGATGGGTTTAATTAGCTGCGTGTCGAACAAATATGAAGGTTCCTTGTCCGACAAATTTGTTCTGGACAATTCGGGATATCTTTCCCGGTTTAGTTTTACGAAAAAAGCTTTGGCGTTGACGGACAGGCGTTATCCTGGAAGTGGACACCTATTTAATGCGGCAAATTGTCAGCTTATAAGATTAGGAGAAGAAATTCACAGACTGGAATGGATAACGTGTCTAAAAACATTATTGGAGTACGTTGAAAAGGTAATGAAAAGACTAAGGGAATTTAGGTTCATTTCGAAACATGCTTTGCTTAGTCCGGACTTGACTGCTGTATTAGATGATGTGGTAATTATTGCGAGCGCTATTGTCAATGCGCAGGGTCCGATTGTACCAAGTGACACagaacaaaattag
- the LOC117169701 gene encoding uncharacterized protein LOC117169701 isoform X3, which yields MDVKLLGKRIRLREGVLPVKRDPNSKSFRSLLKRPIIQTPDSNNIQEIKTEEILISSEDESEAKKNKYVKYCFVPNCNQNSLENPNKLYLQLPKGMEIRKKFAEVLVGKEKNIVFHENSEVFCCTDHLDLLKSIHLPYTTQNSESQANQENDKSLTVDIEAVSEDTLKLTQLLCEQSSSTESFEVKSEPLDDMQSIQKENSQPVLIKIEPGISDYVKLEPETEENVSTQINTEFKYEQMQIVEEDTYFSEAVETQRSEETKISENEVVVLRDDVPEHSELRSYLLTELSKEVGQQLETSMSNNRDNIQGNIQSSKPDQRSIATSIEVKYLSEDINRSLYQERSSEVLKLLREAQEGSGKRTKKHDVLIASCNLDLTKKLVKTYPLRYTGLPPTMFKRFMANVFRDTKLPYSRTLLVLLKIRENQSFERLGDNFGISTEKARKRFLQSVPLIANCLKKVPWPQVDTESEIPFSFDSQFENIKFIIDCLEIEVKKSMDAKPKQLLATAGKHCDSVKYLISYTKMGLISCVSNKYEGSLSDKFVLDNSGYLSRFSFTKKALALTDRRYPGSGHLFNAANCQLIRLGEEIHRLEWITCLKTLLEYVEKVMKRLREFRFISKHALLSPDLTAVLDDVVIIASAIVNAQGPIVPSDTEQN from the exons ATGGATGTAAAATTGCTCGGAAAAAGAATAAGACTAAGAGAGGGAGTTTTGCCAGTTAAAAGAGACCCAAACTCAAAGTCTTTCAGATCATTATTAAAAAGGCCCATCATTCAAACGCCAGATTCGAATAATATCCAGGAAATAAAGACCGAGGAAATACTTATTTCGTCCGAAG ATGAATCTGaagcgaaaaaaaataaatacgtaaAGTACTGTTTTGTGCCCAACTGTAACCAAAATTCACTCGAAAATCCGAATAAATTATACCTCCAATTGCCAAAGGGGATGGAAATTCGGAAAAAGTTTGCAGAAGTTCTTGTGGGAAAAGAAAAGAATATAGTGTTTCATGAAAATTCTGAAGTATTTTGCTGCACAGATCATTTGGAT CTTTTAAAATCCATTCACCTTCCATACACAACACAAAATTCGGAGAGCCAAGCTAATCAAGAAAACGATAAATCATTGACCGTCGACATCGAGGCTGTATCAGAAGATACTTTGAAATTAACACAACTCTTATGCGAACAGAGTTCAAGCACAGAGTCCTTCGAAGTAAAATCAGAACCTCTAGATGATATGCaatcaattcaaaaagaaaattctcaaccagttttaataaaaattgaaccggGCATTTCGGATTATGTAAAACTGGAACCAGAGACAGAAGAAAACGTTTCAACTCAAATTAATACTGAATTCAAATACGAGCAGATGCAAATCGTTGAAGAAGATACATATTTTTCAGAAGCAGTCGAAACTCAACGTTCCGAAGAAACAAAAATCAGTGAAAATGAAGTTGTAGTTCTTCGAGATGATGTTCCTGAACACAGTGAACTGCGTTCCTATTTACTCACAGAACTTAGCAAGGAAGTGGGTCAACAATTAGAAACATCAATGTCCAACAATCGCGATAATATTCAGGGCAATATTCAATCCTCGAAGCCAGACCAAAGAAGTATAGCTACATCGATTGAAGTAAAATATCTCAGTGAAGATATTAATCGATCACTTTACCAAGAACGATCTTCAGAAGTGCTTAAATTGTTGCGAGAAGCGCAGGAAGGATCAGGAAAGAGAACAAAAAAACATGATGTATTAATTGCAAGTTGCAATTTAGATTTGACTAAGAAACTCGTAAAGACCTATCCTCTCAGATACACTGGCTTACCTCCTACAATGTTCAAACGCTTCATGGCGAATGTATTTCGAGATACGAAACTTCCCTACAGTCGTACTCTGCtagttctattgaaaattcgagaaaatcaATCCTTCGAGCGATTGGGTgacaattttggaatttcaactgaaaaggcaAGGAAAAGGTTTCTTCAATCTGTCCCATTGAtagctaattgtttaaaaaaagtcccCTGGCCCCAAGTTGACACCGAGTCTGAAATTCCCTTTTCTTTCGACAGtcagtttgaaaatataaaattcattatcGATTGTTTGGAAATCGAGGTAAAGAAATCAATGGATGCCAAACCGAAGCAACTGTTAGCGACTGCAGGAAAACATTGTGActctgtaaaatatttaatttcgtaCACTAAGATGGGTTTAATTAGCTGCGTGTCGAACAAATATGAAGGTTCCTTGTCCGACAAATTTGTTCTGGACAATTCGGGATATCTTTCCCGGTTTAGTTTTACGAAAAAAGCTTTGGCGTTGACGGACAGGCGTTATCCTGGAAGTGGACACCTATTTAATGCGGCAAATTGTCAGCTTATAAGATTAGGAGAAGAAATTCACAGACTGGAATGGATAACGTGTCTAAAAACATTATTGGAGTACGTTGAAAAGGTAATGAAAAGACTAAGGGAATTTAGGTTCATTTCGAAACATGCTTTGCTTAGTCCGGACTTGACTGCTGTATTAGATGATGTGGTAATTATTGCGAGCGCTATTGTCAATGCGCAGGGTCCGATTGTACCAAGTGACACagaacaaaattag